A window of the Thalassospira indica genome harbors these coding sequences:
- a CDS encoding carbohydrate ABC transporter permease → MRYNRWALYGLLCLAAIMIMAPVFIMISTSLKSMDEIRNGSIFTLPADPSFAAWSKAWFGDCTQTLGEKCGGLSSSFMTSVQIVIPALFLSVGLGAVTGYSLAVWKMKGANVMFAALLVGMFIPPQVTLYPLIIMIRELGIFGSIPGLILVHVIWGVAFTTMMFRNFFKTVPQDLLKAARIDGAGFWRLFWHVMLPLSLPILGVAMILQFTYIWNDFLLGLTFGGRSGQPMTVALNNLVGSQFGEKEYNVDMAATMLTALPTLAVYLLSGRLFVRGIAAGAVKG, encoded by the coding sequence ATGCGATATAATCGTTGGGCCCTTTATGGATTGCTTTGCCTGGCGGCCATTATGATCATGGCCCCTGTTTTCATCATGATTTCGACATCGCTGAAATCAATGGATGAAATCAGGAATGGCAGCATCTTCACTCTGCCAGCCGACCCAAGCTTTGCCGCCTGGAGCAAAGCCTGGTTTGGTGACTGCACGCAGACACTTGGCGAAAAATGCGGCGGGTTGTCATCTTCGTTCATGACCTCGGTACAGATCGTCATCCCGGCCTTGTTCCTGTCGGTCGGGCTTGGGGCGGTGACGGGCTATTCGCTGGCAGTGTGGAAGATGAAGGGGGCGAATGTGATGTTTGCAGCCCTTCTGGTGGGCATGTTCATTCCCCCGCAAGTAACGCTTTATCCCCTAATCATCATGATCCGCGAATTGGGGATTTTCGGATCCATTCCGGGTCTTATTCTGGTGCATGTCATTTGGGGTGTTGCGTTTACCACGATGATGTTCAGAAACTTTTTCAAAACCGTTCCGCAGGATCTTTTGAAGGCAGCCCGCATTGACGGGGCCGGGTTCTGGCGATTGTTCTGGCATGTGATGTTGCCATTGTCGCTGCCGATCCTCGGTGTCGCGATGATTTTGCAGTTCACCTACATCTGGAACGACTTCCTGTTGGGGCTGACATTTGGCGGGCGATCTGGCCAGCCGATGACGGTGGCACTGAACAACCTTGTCGGATCCCAGTTCGGCGAGAAGGAATACAATGTTGATATGGCTGCAACCATGCTGACGGCCTTGCCCACACTGGCGGTTTATCTGCTTTCTGGGCGGCTGTTTGTGCGCGGCATTGCCGCAGGTGCAGTGAAAGGATAA
- the ddpX gene encoding D-alanyl-D-alanine dipeptidase, producing MALVEITPYEYDVEIDIVYATDRNFTGAPIYTRPACYLHADAATCLKKAAAMARRQGVKLRILDAFRPQEAQRALWNHSPNPDFVANPDFGSPHGRGVAIDLTLIDQNGKELDMGAGFDEMHIRSYHGSDLISKEAEANRFLLLGIMVSAGFEYYDHEWWHYQLPNARARYPLFSDSSLPEPMMVK from the coding sequence ATGGCGCTGGTCGAAATTACGCCTTACGAATATGATGTCGAAATTGATATCGTCTATGCCACGGATCGCAATTTCACCGGGGCACCGATTTATACACGACCTGCCTGCTATCTTCACGCGGATGCCGCTACCTGTCTGAAAAAGGCCGCCGCCATGGCGCGTCGTCAGGGGGTGAAATTACGCATTCTTGATGCGTTTCGTCCTCAGGAAGCCCAACGGGCCCTTTGGAACCATTCGCCCAACCCCGATTTCGTCGCCAATCCGGATTTCGGATCGCCACATGGTCGTGGTGTGGCCATTGATCTAACGCTGATTGATCAAAACGGCAAGGAACTGGATATGGGGGCAGGGTTTGATGAAATGCATATCCGGTCCTATCACGGCTCTGATTTGATCTCCAAAGAGGCCGAAGCCAACCGCTTCCTGCTGCTTGGCATTATGGTCAGCGCCGGGTTCGAATATTACGATCATGAATGGTGGCACTATCAGTTGCCAAACGCACGGGCGCGCTATCCGCTGTTTTCCGACAGTTCGCTGCCCGAACCAATGATGGTCAAATAA
- a CDS encoding sulfurtransferase TusA family protein, translating into MATVTPDHKIDITNDVCPMTFVRTRLKLETMTPGQVLEVTLGAGEPLNNVPRSVTEMGDEVVELAEITDTPGTYRLIIRKGS; encoded by the coding sequence ATGGCCACCGTAACCCCCGACCATAAAATAGACATCACAAACGACGTCTGCCCGATGACATTTGTGCGCACCCGCCTCAAACTTGAAACCATGACACCGGGTCAGGTTCTGGAGGTTACCCTTGGCGCTGGTGAACCGTTAAACAACGTTCCGCGCTCGGTAACCGAGATGGGCGACGAAGTCGTCGAACTGGCCGAAATCACTGATACACCGGGAACCTACCGACTCATAATCCGCAAGGGATCATAA
- the rimI gene encoding ribosomal protein S18-alanine N-acetyltransferase → MSPANSNDGSSGYDASQIVLVPLTAAFATVASALHAEGFDDAWDEDAIIRLLDVPGAFGILAYRPGDQAKNAKDQPLGFVLMQTVLDEAEINTITVAPDARRMGVGRALLDAVKGRLVAAGVNRILLEVAVDNDGAIALYRQNGFAEIGRRKGYYARPDGRKVDALVLERLI, encoded by the coding sequence ATGAGCCCGGCCAATTCCAACGATGGCAGTTCTGGTTATGATGCCTCGCAGATTGTGCTGGTGCCTTTGACGGCGGCCTTTGCGACGGTGGCAAGTGCGCTTCATGCCGAGGGGTTTGATGATGCCTGGGATGAGGATGCGATTATCCGGTTGCTTGATGTGCCCGGTGCGTTTGGCATTCTGGCTTATCGACCCGGCGATCAGGCCAAAAATGCGAAAGACCAGCCACTTGGCTTTGTTCTGATGCAGACTGTGCTCGATGAGGCGGAAATCAATACCATCACGGTTGCCCCGGACGCCCGGCGCATGGGGGTTGGACGCGCATTGCTTGATGCGGTCAAGGGTCGCCTCGTGGCGGCGGGTGTTAACCGCATCTTGCTGGAAGTCGCAGTCGATAATGATGGCGCGATTGCGCTTTATCGTCAGAACGGCTTTGCCGAAATCGGGCGTCGCAAGGGCTACTATGCCCGGCCCGATGGCCGAAAAGTTGATGCCTTGGTCCTCGAACGACTGATCTAG
- a CDS encoding ABC transporter ATP-binding protein, with product MNGVELRNVTKAYAGITVMENINLEIADGDFLVLLGPSGCGKSTLLNMIAGLEPVTGGAIDINGRDVTALEPDERDIAMVFQSYALYPTMSVRKNIGFGLKMAGMPKPEIEERVNEVAELLQITPLLDRKPSQLSGGQQQRVAIGRALVREPAVFLFDEPLSNLDAKLRADMRIELKRLHERLGRTIVYVTHDQIEAMTLATKVVVLDRGSIQQADTPENVYRRPANRFVASFVGAPTMNFVDGTLVRDGDQVFFDTGNGKLPLVDVPAEASDLVGRSMTLGARPEHLMFDDAGISARVVLAEPTGPDQYVRLAVAGAEMTARSGPEQAFKSGSDIGVVIDGARMSLFDVENGKALLHG from the coding sequence ATGAATGGCGTCGAACTGCGCAATGTGACCAAGGCCTATGCCGGGATCACGGTGATGGAAAACATCAATCTGGAAATCGCCGACGGGGATTTTCTGGTGCTATTGGGGCCATCGGGGTGCGGCAAATCAACATTGCTGAACATGATTGCCGGGCTGGAACCAGTGACGGGGGGCGCGATTGATATTAACGGGCGAGATGTAACAGCACTTGAGCCGGATGAGCGCGATATCGCGATGGTGTTTCAATCCTACGCCCTCTATCCAACCATGTCGGTGCGCAAGAATATTGGCTTTGGCCTTAAGATGGCGGGCATGCCCAAGCCCGAAATCGAAGAACGGGTGAACGAAGTCGCCGAACTTTTGCAGATCACGCCGCTTCTGGATCGCAAGCCATCGCAGCTTTCGGGGGGGCAGCAGCAACGTGTTGCCATTGGCCGGGCGCTGGTGCGCGAACCCGCGGTCTTTCTGTTTGATGAGCCATTGTCGAACCTTGATGCCAAGCTGCGCGCGGATATGCGGATCGAGCTCAAGCGTTTGCATGAACGTCTTGGCCGTACGATTGTCTATGTCACCCATGATCAGATCGAAGCAATGACACTGGCAACCAAGGTTGTCGTGCTTGATCGCGGCAGCATCCAGCAGGCCGACACCCCGGAAAATGTATATCGTCGGCCGGCAAACCGGTTTGTCGCAAGCTTCGTCGGGGCGCCGACGATGAATTTCGTCGATGGCACCCTTGTTCGCGATGGTGATCAGGTCTTTTTCGATACCGGTAACGGGAAATTGCCGCTGGTTGATGTTCCCGCCGAGGCCAGCGATCTGGTCGGGCGTTCGATGACGCTGGGCGCACGTCCGGAACATTTGATGTTTGATGATGCCGGAATTTCGGCGCGCGTCGTGCTGGCGGAGCCGACCGGCCCCGATCAATATGTGCGCCTGGCGGTCGCCGGTGCGGAAATGACTGCCCGAAGCGGCCCGGAACAGGCCTTCAAGTCGGGATCAGATATCGGGGTCGTGATTGATGGCGCGCGGATGTCGCTGTTTGATGTGGAAAACGGCAAGGCGCTTTTGCACGGCTGA
- a CDS encoding lysophospholipid acyltransferase family protein produces MNCYGCAAIRLMAYVLLTLVFLPVQIVAIAARLKLAEELPRFYHALCLRILHIEVRVSGVDMMDGPGVIVANHASYLDIPVLGALTRGSFIAKTEVADWPVFGLLAKLSRTTFIERRATRSREQNDQLSQRLGNGDKLILFPEGTSNDGNRVLPFKSTLFAAAERVMPDGSPVKFQPISIAATRLDGAPIGRDLRAFYSWYGDMDLAPHLWQFLALGKVTVEIVVHSPVTLADAAGSRKELARMCEARVAQGHQAALRGLHQGVPVQLIDSDLSGELIGFSPLAIISEDFRLFGPDRQFGS; encoded by the coding sequence GTGAACTGCTATGGGTGCGCTGCCATCCGCCTGATGGCCTATGTGCTTCTGACACTGGTTTTTTTGCCGGTGCAGATCGTTGCCATTGCAGCACGCTTGAAGCTGGCTGAAGAATTGCCGCGGTTCTATCACGCACTTTGCCTTCGCATCCTGCATATCGAAGTTCGGGTTTCGGGCGTTGATATGATGGACGGGCCGGGCGTTATCGTTGCCAATCACGCATCCTATCTTGATATCCCGGTGCTGGGTGCTTTGACCCGTGGCAGCTTTATCGCCAAGACCGAAGTCGCCGACTGGCCGGTGTTTGGTTTGCTCGCCAAACTTTCACGCACCACCTTTATCGAACGCCGTGCAACCCGATCCCGTGAACAGAACGATCAACTGAGCCAGCGTTTGGGAAATGGTGACAAACTGATCCTGTTCCCGGAAGGGACAAGCAACGATGGTAACCGGGTGTTGCCGTTTAAGTCGACCCTGTTTGCCGCGGCAGAGCGGGTTATGCCGGATGGATCGCCGGTCAAATTCCAGCCGATTTCGATTGCCGCCACCCGTCTTGACGGCGCGCCGATTGGTCGCGATTTGCGGGCATTTTATTCCTGGTACGGGGATATGGACTTGGCACCGCATTTGTGGCAGTTTCTCGCGCTTGGCAAGGTGACGGTCGAGATTGTCGTCCATTCACCCGTGACGCTGGCAGATGCGGCCGGATCACGCAAGGAACTTGCCCGGATGTGTGAAGCCCGCGTTGCCCAGGGACATCAGGCAGCTTTGCGTGGCCTGCATCAGGGTGTGCCGGTTCAGTTGATTGACAGCGATCTTTCGGGCGAGCTGATTGGGTTTTCGCCGCTTGCGATCATTTCGGAAGATTTTCGACTGTTTGGTCCGGATCGACAGTTCGGCTCCTGA
- a CDS encoding carbohydrate ABC transporter permease, which translates to MAEPAPDVLQRSEDRKFTLKSGKKRWRPQWSAGMALFPAMTITIVCFYGFIIWTFVISLTRSRLLPVYKFTGFEQYVRLFANERWWTAMQNLAIHGFLFIGGCVVFGYFLAILIDRGVKAEGMFRTLFMLPLSMSFIVTGVIWQWVMNPGLGLQEAVRALGWTGFEFNWIVRPDRSIYTLAIAGIWQQVGLCMALFLAGLRNIDPNIWKASRVDGIPVWRVYLHIITPMMRTVFFTVFILMSAIVMKAFDLVVALTGGGPGFSSDLPARFVVDHILNRQELGLGAAGAFVLLCTVIAVISPYIYFELKKERGGRGH; encoded by the coding sequence ATGGCCGAACCGGCACCGGACGTGTTGCAGCGTTCCGAAGATCGAAAATTCACACTCAAGTCTGGAAAAAAGCGTTGGCGGCCGCAATGGAGTGCGGGGATGGCGCTTTTCCCGGCGATGACAATCACGATTGTCTGCTTTTACGGGTTCATCATCTGGACTTTCGTCATTTCACTGACCCGTTCACGGCTTTTGCCTGTCTATAAATTCACCGGCTTTGAGCAGTATGTCCGGCTGTTCGCCAACGAGCGCTGGTGGACGGCAATGCAGAACCTGGCCATTCATGGGTTCCTGTTTATCGGTGGCTGCGTTGTTTTTGGCTATTTTCTGGCGATTCTGATTGATCGCGGTGTCAAGGCAGAGGGGATGTTTCGAACGCTCTTCATGTTGCCGCTTTCGATGTCGTTCATTGTCACCGGTGTGATTTGGCAATGGGTGATGAATCCGGGGCTTGGCCTGCAAGAGGCCGTGCGTGCCCTTGGTTGGACCGGGTTTGAATTCAACTGGATCGTGCGCCCCGACAGGTCGATTTATACGCTGGCGATTGCCGGAATCTGGCAGCAGGTCGGGCTGTGCATGGCGCTGTTTCTGGCCGGTCTTCGCAACATTGATCCCAATATCTGGAAAGCATCGCGCGTCGATGGCATCCCGGTATGGCGGGTTTACCTGCACATCATCACCCCGATGATGCGCACGGTTTTCTTCACGGTCTTTATTCTGATGAGCGCGATTGTGATGAAGGCGTTTGATCTGGTGGTCGCCCTTACCGGTGGTGGACCGGGCTTCTCATCGGATCTGCCGGCACGGTTTGTTGTCGATCATATCCTGAACCGTCAGGAACTTGGTCTGGGGGCGGCCGGTGCGTTTGTCCTGCTGTGCACCGTGATTGCCGTGATTTCCCCTTATATCTATTTCGAGCTCAAAAAAGAGCGCGGCGGGCGGGGGCATTGA
- a CDS encoding Fur family transcriptional regulator, producing the protein MLAESTIEQKCIDAGLKMTGQRRVIARVLSESEDHPDVELVYRRATDIDPKISIATVYRTVRLFEEADILEKHDFGDGRARYEELTEEHHDHLIDMRSGEVIEFSNDKIEKLQEEIAKELGFRLVGHRLELYGVPLKDGK; encoded by the coding sequence ATGCTTGCAGAATCAACTATCGAGCAGAAATGCATCGACGCGGGCCTGAAAATGACGGGCCAACGCCGGGTGATTGCCCGTGTGCTCTCTGAGTCCGAAGACCACCCGGACGTTGAACTGGTTTATCGTCGGGCGACCGACATTGATCCGAAGATTTCGATTGCGACCGTATATCGTACCGTGCGCCTGTTCGAAGAGGCGGACATCCTTGAAAAACATGATTTCGGCGATGGCCGTGCGCGTTACGAGGAACTGACCGAAGAACATCACGATCACCTGATCGACATGCGTTCGGGCGAAGTGATCGAGTTTTCGAACGACAAAATCGAAAAGCTTCAGGAAGAGATCGCCAAGGAACTGGGCTTCCGTCTGGTGGGGCATCGTCTTGAGCTTTACGGTGTTCCTTTGAAAGACGGCAAGTAA
- the tsaB gene encoding tRNA (adenosine(37)-N6)-threonylcarbamoyltransferase complex dimerization subunit type 1 TsaB, with amino-acid sequence MSFTDYIKKMLTGQSRISDRADHSASDAAKTKAEKSGPTILAIDTASTSLSTAVLINGEVKGELYEDMERGQAEHLMGFIAKTLETAKVDLVDLDGIAVTVGPGAFTGMRIGLSTARALGLARKIPVVGVSSLEAVAYGVTERDHQGRNILVALDSKRNEIFAQAFDGKKRPLSNAECVAPRQALMMAPPGDTLLAGDATPRLLTAAAHAPDAFYDCTAPGLPRAGNVARIAAARWETGENLAPVPLYLRAPDARRIEDQGPQKKK; translated from the coding sequence TTGTCGTTCACCGATTACATAAAGAAGATGCTGACTGGACAGTCGCGCATATCAGATCGCGCCGACCATAGCGCATCAGACGCTGCAAAGACAAAGGCGGAAAAGTCCGGTCCGACAATTTTGGCGATTGATACGGCATCAACGTCGCTGTCGACGGCCGTCTTGATAAATGGCGAGGTCAAAGGCGAACTTTATGAAGATATGGAACGCGGTCAGGCAGAGCACCTGATGGGTTTCATTGCCAAGACGCTTGAGACCGCGAAAGTCGACCTTGTCGATCTTGACGGGATTGCGGTGACGGTTGGTCCGGGGGCGTTTACCGGCATGCGTATTGGCCTTTCGACGGCGCGTGCGCTTGGTCTGGCGCGCAAGATCCCGGTGGTCGGCGTCAGTTCGCTTGAAGCGGTCGCCTATGGCGTGACGGAGCGCGATCATCAGGGCCGCAACATCCTGGTCGCGCTTGATAGCAAACGAAACGAGATCTTTGCCCAGGCCTTTGATGGCAAAAAACGCCCGCTTAGCAATGCCGAATGTGTCGCCCCGCGTCAGGCCCTGATGATGGCGCCACCCGGTGATACCTTGCTTGCCGGGGATGCGACCCCGCGCCTTCTGACCGCAGCCGCCCATGCGCCGGACGCCTTTTATGATTGCACCGCACCCGGCCTTCCGCGGGCGGGCAATGTGGCAAGGATCGCGGCCGCACGTTGGGAAACCGGAGAAAACCTGGCGCCGGTGCCGCTTTACCTGCGCGCGCCAGATGCAAGACGCATCGAAGATCAGGGACCGCAGAAAAAGAAATGA
- a CDS encoding GNAT family N-acetyltransferase: protein MRDEKQLQRLEVRLAENENEILASQKLRYKVFYEERGAKPTEEMAAEKRDFDHYDPLCDHLLVLDHNRGAGADAVVGTYRLLRQSVANEHGGFYSADEYHIESMLNAVKDTGEIMELGRSCVEAEYRTMPTLQLLWQGIAAYVFKYDIKLMFGCASFHGTDPDAFKDVLTYLHHNHLAPEDMRPRAIADRYEPMMRAEIDGIDQRQALRDLPPLIKGYLRLGGFVGDGAVVDHQFNTTDICIVLPTEKVTDRYYKHYERTARVS from the coding sequence ATGCGTGACGAAAAACAGCTTCAGCGGCTTGAGGTTCGCCTTGCCGAGAATGAAAACGAAATTCTCGCCAGCCAGAAGCTTCGCTACAAAGTGTTCTATGAAGAACGCGGCGCCAAACCGACCGAGGAAATGGCAGCCGAAAAGCGCGACTTCGATCACTATGATCCGCTCTGCGATCATCTGCTTGTTCTCGATCACAATCGCGGTGCCGGTGCCGATGCGGTTGTTGGTACCTATCGCCTACTGCGCCAGTCAGTAGCCAACGAGCATGGCGGCTTTTACAGTGCTGATGAATACCATATAGAAAGCATGCTTAATGCGGTGAAAGATACCGGCGAGATCATGGAACTGGGTCGTTCCTGTGTCGAAGCCGAATACCGCACCATGCCGACCTTGCAGCTTCTGTGGCAGGGGATCGCGGCCTATGTTTTCAAATACGACATCAAACTGATGTTTGGCTGCGCGTCCTTCCATGGCACCGATCCGGATGCCTTCAAGGATGTCCTGACCTATCTGCATCACAATCACCTTGCCCCCGAAGACATGCGTCCGCGTGCGATTGCTGATCGTTACGAGCCAATGATGCGTGCCGAGATCGATGGCATTGATCAGCGCCAAGCACTTCGTGATTTGCCGCCACTGATCAAGGGCTATCTGCGTCTGGGTGGTTTTGTCGGTGACGGGGCGGTGGTCGACCATCAGTTCAACACCACCGACATTTGCATCGTGTTGCCGACCGAAAAGGTAACTGATCGCTATTACAAGCATTACGAACGTACCGCGAGGGTATCGTGA